The Litoribacterium kuwaitense genome includes the window CATCTTTCATTCTAACCGTTCATTACATACTTATAACACTCGTCTGTCAAAATACTTCATGGACAGACTCAACAGTAGACACAGCATCTAATGCATGAATGTGTTGATCTGAAGAAGAGAATAACACCGTCAGCTGATATTCCTTGAGACGAGCTCGATCTCCGCGGTCAAAGCCGACTGAACTTTTCGTATGCACATTTCGAATATCCCCATACTTTCGACGATCTGTAACAGATCAGATAAATGCTGATCCTCTTTTGGTACGAGGATCCGAATGGTTTCTTCGCCTGTTTGCTTTAAAAAGAAGGCCTCAAGACGATTAAGGAACATTAAGCTCAATAATACGATTAGCGTAGCTAAAATAGCCAGCGTATATAGCCCCGCACCTACAGTTAAACCAAGACCAGCGACAACCCATATCGAAGCAGCTGTTGTTAAACCTCGTATCGTAGCACCTTGGACTAAAATTGTACCTGCACCTAAAAACCCTATTCCACTGACCACATAAGAAGGAATACGAGAAGGATCATATCGAACCTGAGTATCATATTCTTCCATAAAACCTTCAAAGCCAAATAAAGACAAAAGCATTAACATACAGGCACCCATACCAACTAAAATATGGGTACGAAAACCCGCGGATTTTTTGCTCGCCTCTCTTTCCAGGC containing:
- a CDS encoding MgtC/SapB family protein, yielding MSNEWLNFFQLPDEFPVMVVRMLIALILSGLVGLEREASKKSAGFRTHILVGMGACMLMLLSLFGFEGFMEEYDTQVRYDPSRIPSYVVSGIGFLGAGTILVQGATIRGLTTAASIWVVAGLGLTVGAGLYTLAILATLIVLLSLMFLNRLEAFFLKQTGEETIRILVPKEDQHLSDLLQIVESMGIFEMCIRKVQSALTAEIELVSRNIS